The region AATACGAGATGATCCCCCTTTTGATGGAGTTGAAAAATATCATTCCAGAAATAAAAAAAACATTGACATAAGTATTTTATAGAAAAGGATAAGATTTGTGTCTTTTAATGTGGGTGAGCTCCTTCGGATTTTTTTCAAACACCATTTGTCGTTTGTTCCCATTGTGGATCGAAATCAAGGAGGAGATCATTATGTTTTAGGATTTTTATCACGTCAGAAGGTGTTTCATTTTGCCGCGGAGTCTGAGCGGTTAGAAAAAATGATGGAACGTATCCCTGATTTTTTTCTCGAAAAAGAAATCCCCCCTAATTCCCTTTGTGAGTTTTTTTCAAAAATCCCAATTCCTGTTTATGATGTTTATGCAAAGTTTGTAGAAAATTGGGACAAAGAAAAAGTTGATTTTTACATAAAGAATTTTTTATTCAGTTTGCAAGCACCCAGAAACTATCAGGCTCTTGATGACGTTTCCTCCAAAGAAAAAGAAAAGTTTGCCCTTTTAGAAAAGATGATGGCGTTTTTGCCTTTTCCTTTGATGGCGATGGATGTCCACTTTCGAACGATTTTTTATAATGAACTCTATCTTAAAGAAATTTTAGAAAAAGGTCCTTTCAAAAGGACCTTTGCTATTGCGGAGGCGTATTTCAAAGATTTTCTACAAACTGTTTTGATTGAGTCGGTGATGAGACCATCACATTCGACATATCTTTCCAAGGAATGGAAAGAACTTCCCTACAGAGTCTTGGTTGTGAACCTAACAGAGGACCAAGAAGTAACAGGGTATTTGTTTGTATTTGTGCCTTTTTTGGATATGAAAAAAAAACAAAAGGAACCATTGCTTCAACAAATCGAAGAAAAACTCAACTCGGGAAAATCATACGATGAAATCATTGAAGAACTCGAAAACCAAGTGATAGAATATTACTTGAAGAAAAATCAAGGGAACATATCCCACACAGCTAAGGAGCTACGGATAAAACGAACCACACTACAACATAAAATCAAGCGATTGAAAATCGAAAACCAAAACCCCCCTCAAGAAATAAAAGAAATAAAAGAAACTCAAGAAATTCAAGAAAAGAGAGAAACTTCTCAAACCCCAAGAGTAGCTACAAAAGAAAATTATAAAAACTCCTTGACAAAAAAAAGACGGAAAAAAATCCAACCCGACGATAATTAATTTAGCATATGAAGAGATTTTTTTTCAGTTTGTTGTTGGTAAGTAGACTTTTTGCTCAAAGTCAAGAAATCCAAGATATCAAAACCCATCCCGAAGTTATCAATTATCGTTTTGGGAAGGGGTTTCCGGATTTTGTTTTGGAGTTGGAGTTTTCTGAAGACACTCACTATCCCGTGAATCTACAAAAAGAGCAAATTTGGATTCAAGAAATTTATTCCCAGCAAGAGAGCACTTTTCATCCCAAGAGAATCGAAGTCTTAGACACCTACACCAAAGAAAATAACCAACAAACCAAAGAAAAAAAAGTATTTTCTGTTTTGTTGGATGCCACAAAATCACTGTCAAGAAAAGATTTCGAAACCCTCAAAGAAACGGTTCGAGATTTTATCGAAAATAACCCCAAACACGTGATTTCTCTTTATAAAATCCAGGGAGGGGCGAAATCCGTTCAGAACTTTACTTCCAACAACAAACGGCTCTTGGAAAAACTAGAAAAAATCGAACGAACGGGGAAACAAACCAAACTTTACGATGCCATCTATAAAGTGTTGTTGGATACCCAAAAATACGTGAACAAAAACCAAAGAAGTGTGGGTGGGATTTTCGTTTTTACGGACGGGAAAGAGGAAACCAGCATTTTAGAACCCAAAGACATTGAGGAGCTCATCATACATGGAACCAAGTTTGGAATTCCTATTTATTTTATTTTCTCTCATGCAAAGTATTCTGATATTTGGGTGAAAATCAGTTCCAAGACAGGTGGCGAAACCTTTTTTGTGAAAGACTTCTCACCCAGAGAAGTTTTTTCTTCTGAAGTTCCGGAAAATGGCAATGCCTTTTTGTCCCTTCGAAAAATCAAGCTGGAATATACGTCGAGTTTACCTGTTTGGGAGTATTTTCTGGCACCTGCAATCTCGACCAAAATTTTGATCAACACGGATCAAACAAAACCAAAAGAAACTTTAATCGAATACCGATATCCACTGCCGATGTGGTATCGATTGGTTTTATATGGAGTTTTGGCTTTTTTGGTAGTAATACTTTCATGGTTTTATTTCTATTATCGAAAGAGGAAGAAGATGGAAGAAAAAGACACCTCCAAAATGGAATTTCCTGAGCCCGAGATCACAAACGACATTTTCATTGACCTTCGAAGATACAAAGATGAACCCAAAAAAAAATACCAAGAAAGTGAGGAAAGACCCGACATTCCATTGTTAGCTCAAGCTTGGTTGGAGCCTTCGTATGCTCCCTATTTGGATGATCCCAAAGAGAGAAAAAAGTTCTCTTATGAAACCATGACTTTGAATCTCAAAGAAAAATCCTACATGGTTTTACAAGCAGCGGTCAAAGAAGCTCCGGCTTATTCTCACGGAGCTCTCATGAAAAAAGAACCCGGGATGGATCGAGAAAAGAAATTTGATTTATTCTTAGAAGAAGTCTATATCGGAAGTAGCACAGCTGCTCACATTCCAGTTCGAGATCCGGCGGTTTCTCCTATCCATGCCAAAATCAAAAAAATCGAAAATAAGTTCATTCTTTTTGATTTGATGAGTGTGGCAGGAACCTACTTGAACGGAAAGAAAGTTCTTCGTCCCATGCCGTTAAAACACAATGATGTGATTCGCATAGGACACACCATCTTTCGTTTTGTTGGAGAAGATTAAAATTTTATAAAACTAATTTATAAATTTTTTTAAACTTTTCTATAAAAACGTCAATTTCTTCTTGGGTGGTAAAAATGCCTGTGGAAAACCTCAGAGCTTGGAGGGCTAACTCCTCAGAAAAACCCATGCGTAATAGGGTTGTGGAAGGTTGCCTTGTCCGGGATTTACAAGAACTCCCGGTGGAAACGACGATCCCTTCTTGATCCAACGACAAAAAAAGAAAATCCATGTTTTCTATCGAAAGTTCGGGGAAGATGGCATATGTTGTGGTAGGAATGCGAAGGGAATCTTTACCAACAATTATGGCATTGCATTCTTTTATGAGGAAGTCCTCGATTTGTTTTTGGAAAGCTTCGTTTTTTCTGTAGGCTTCTTGGTTCTGCATTTGCCACGAAAAGGCATCGACTAAGTTTTTGATGGCAAAGAAATTCTCAGTGCCGGCTCGGTATTCATTTTCTTGAAGCCCTCCTTTGAAGAGAGTTTTGGGGGTTCTCAAGGTAGCCACAACGGAAGCTCCTAAACCTCCACCAATTTTGTGTCCATTGATGGTAAAGCCACCAAGAAATGAAAAATCCCAGGGACGTTTTCCCCCTATTTGGATGGTATCAGATATGAGGGGAAGGGAAAGTTGATGACAGACTTCTGCCAATTCTTTGATGGGTTGGATGACCCCAGTTTCGTTTGAAACAGCAATGCAACCGACGAACGAAATTTTTTCCCGGGGAATTTTATGCTCCTCAAGGACCTGAAAAACATCCTTAGGCTCAATGCGTCCAGTTGGGTAGGCGGGAAGAAGAAGTGTCTTCAAGCCCAGGATTTCGCAAGCACCATAAAAAGAATCATGCTCGTAGGGTGAGACGATGGCATAGGGTTTTTGAGGATCAAAAAAAGTAGCCACCATCTGGTGCACTGCTTCGGTTCCTGTGGAAGCAAAAACGAAAGAAAATCTGGATGTTTCTACGTGATAGTACTGTTGCAGGAGTTCTCGAAGTAGCCTTCGAGATTGTTCAATCACCGCGAAGTTCTTTTGAGAAAAAAAAGAAATCCCACTGGGATTTGCCCAATTCGAATAATAGCTTTCTAAATTGCTTCGAAGAAATTCCAATGGTGGGTGAGTAGAATTGTAATCCAAATAAATCATGGTTATAATAAAATCTTGTAGAAAGAACTTCAAAATCGAATTTTATTCTTTTTTGAATTGAAAATCAGGTTTTTTGCAAATTTTTAGCAACTACTGAAAAAAGAAAGAAGGAATTTATGGAACGATACTTCAAAGATTTCATCAAGAGCGTGTTTTCGTTGGGGATTTTGATCTTGTTGGTGTTCGCTTTTAAGCATTCGTTTTTGGATGCCAACAACATCCCCAGTGGTTCCATGATCCCAACGTTGAAGATTGGAGATTACTTGTTTGTCAATAAGATGCGGTTTTCGTTGTATTTTCCTTTTACGTATTTTGAGTTGGCTCGGATTGACGAACCCCAGAGAGGTGATATTGCCACTTTCGTTCCACCCCGTGATCCCACGAAAAACTACGTCAAGCGGATCATTGGGATGCCCGGAGATCGCATTCGGATCCGCAACGTCTCGATTTGTGATCCTGAGCTCCCCATTAAGCGAGCGACCAAAACCTTGTATCAATGCAATCAAGAGTTCGAAAGGAAACAGTGGATACCCGTGATCGCCTTTGTGGAATACAAAGAAAGGGATCAAGGCGAGTGGCGTCATTTTGAGATAGAAGAAATCAACTACGATGAAGCTGAAAAGATACTTCGTGACTCCGATAGCATCCGGGTATTATATCCCGATGAAAGAGGAATCAAAGTTGGCTTTTTGCCAGTTTTGTTTCGAGAGAACATCAACGGACGCATTCACTACTTTATTGAAACCTCTGAGGTGATTTTTCCTGACTCCATGTGTGAGGAAATTGAGACCGAAGGCTGCCTCATCCCCGAGAATCATTATTTTTTGATGGGAGATAATCGAGATGACTCTCAAGACTCACGATTTTGGCAAGTGGGCACAATCACTCGAGATCGGATTTTGGGAAAGCCTTTGGTGATCTATTTTAGCATCAACTGGAGGGATCAGCTCTGCTTTGCTTATTTTGAGTATTTAGGAGGGAAGGGAGGATTTCCCATCAAGGACTTTCCCCCCGAGGAACAAAAAAAATACTGCAGCTTTTACGATGTGCACCAATACGGAGAGGGAATTTTCGGCTACCTCTATCGAACGATATTTTACCGCATTCCAAGAATGGAGGTTCGCTGGTATCGTATCGGAACCCTGTTAGAATGAGAGCTGAGAAAAAATGAACTTTGAGGTTAAATCCCCTTGTACAGATCAGTTTGAGCAAGTTGAACAGATTGGCTGTTTTGCTTTTTTTAGAAGTTGAGTTTTTTAGCTTTTGATGTAACGTAAAAAAAGAAAAAAACAAAACACCGCAGAGCTGCGGTGTGAAAACTAGAATTCTTCATTGAGGGAGGTGCATTTTTGGTTTGCAAATTGGCTGGGAAGATTTTGACCATAGTAGCAGATAGCAGAAATAACTTTTGAGTTTTTCTTATAGGAGTTGTTAAGTGGTGATATATTTGAATTGTTAAACACTTGCTCCATTTTATTCACACAAGATTGTTCTGGAGGAGGGGGAGATTGTGCAAAGCCTTTAATACCAGATAGTATATTGTATCTCTCATACTCAGCGACTGAGGCTATTTGTAAAGTTTTCAAATCTTCTTCGTTGGCAATTTCATCGTTGGGATCAATATTAATGATAAAGTTCTTGCCCTCTTCTATGAGATTTTGAATGGGGTAGAATTTTATTTTATTGGGGTCAATGACATAAATTTGAAAAAAATCTAGAGGAAAAGTTTCAACTTGAGTTTTTATTTGCTCTATTTTTCCTTTTGTTTGTGGGCATTCACTTGTAAATTCAGCGTTAATGAGATTGATTAAAGATTGATAAAATTGTATAATCTTATTTTTTACTTCTTCTGGGGTTGTTCCTAGTAGAGGAAGTGCTCCAGTAACATTACATGCACCTTTTGGTAAAGGGCTTAAATTAGCCACATAATAAGTATTTCCTCCAGATGATTGTTTTGCCACAAATGCGCAATTCCCACTTCGTCTTTCTTGCTCAATCCTTTGCTGTTCAGTTACTGTGAATCCAAGAAGCAGCAATGGGGTTCTGTCGTCTTTCTTCTTTTGCTGGCAGTTAGCACCCACCAAACCTATGGCAACCACCAAAACAAAAAGGGTTTTTGTGATTTTCTTCATAGGTCCTCCTTATTTTAGTTTCGGAGTTAATTCATATTAAAACAATTATTACATTTTAGTCAACTAATTTTTCACATAGAAATGAATTTTTTTTAGCGTTTTTTATTTAATATTATTAATTGCAATAAAAATGCTATGAATTGGGTTTCATTTTCGCGAATTCGCAAAAAGCAATTGACTTGTTTAGAATATAATGCATATTCATGGTTATGAGAAGATTTTTGTTTGTGTTGGTTTTGCTATTTGGGTTTTGTGCTTCTCCTCAAAAAGAGGTTTCAACGACTCAAGAAACCACCGATAAAGCCAACGAGAAAACTGCAGAAGCCAAGAGGGGTTGCGTAGAAGGAAATTGCGTGGACGGTTATGGCAAATACGTCTACGACACGGGGGACGTTTACGAAGGGGAGTTCAAAAATGGTCTTCGTAATGGCAAAGGCAAAATGACCTACACCAACGGAGATGTCTTCGAGGGAACCTACAAAGACGACCTTCGAGAGGGAGAAGGCGTGTATCGATTCCAGAACGGAGAGGTTTTTAAGGGGAACTTCAAACAAGGACTACGGGAAGGAAAGGGAACGCATACCTTCGCTGATGGTTCAGTATATGAGGGAGAATTCTTGGGGGATGGTGTTTCTGGCAAAGGAGTCCTTCGTGTGAACGAAAATCAGGTCTTAGAGTCCTGTGAGCTCCAACAACGAAAGGTTTTGTGCGAGGTCAAACCCCAGTAGTCAGAAATCGATTCGCTCTTAAAGAAAATTCAAAAAATTTGTATCTTTCTATATGAACGAAACCAAACATTGGTTGGAGATTGAAAAAACTTATCAAGCTCTTCGCACACAACTCGAGGACATCTGGAAGAGTCACGAATTCGACTCCAAACTTGCCCAACTTCAAGACTTAGAACACCTCATGCAACAAGAGGGGTTCTGGGATGATCCCGAAAATGCCAGACGCATAAGCCAACAAAAAACTGCCATAGAAAAACAGCTGGAACCCTGGCTCAAAATCCGCCAATCCATCGAAGACTTCCCAACCTTGATTGAACTCGTCAAGGAAGAAGCCAGCGAAGAAAACCAAAAACTCCTCCTGGAAGAACTCCAACAGCTCCAAAGCACCATTGAACAAAAACTCATTTCGTTAGGACTCATGGGGGAGGATGACCACCGCAATGCCATTGTCACCATTGTGCCGGGAGC is a window of Leptospiraceae bacterium DNA encoding:
- a CDS encoding FHA domain-containing protein; translation: MKRFFFSLLLVSRLFAQSQEIQDIKTHPEVINYRFGKGFPDFVLELEFSEDTHYPVNLQKEQIWIQEIYSQQESTFHPKRIEVLDTYTKENNQQTKEKKVFSVLLDATKSLSRKDFETLKETVRDFIENNPKHVISLYKIQGGAKSVQNFTSNNKRLLEKLEKIERTGKQTKLYDAIYKVLLDTQKYVNKNQRSVGGIFVFTDGKEETSILEPKDIEELIIHGTKFGIPIYFIFSHAKYSDIWVKISSKTGGETFFVKDFSPREVFSSEVPENGNAFLSLRKIKLEYTSSLPVWEYFLAPAISTKILINTDQTKPKETLIEYRYPLPMWYRLVLYGVLAFLVVILSWFYFYYRKRKKMEEKDTSKMEFPEPEITNDIFIDLRRYKDEPKKKYQESEERPDIPLLAQAWLEPSYAPYLDDPKERKKFSYETMTLNLKEKSYMVLQAAVKEAPAYSHGALMKKEPGMDREKKFDLFLEEVYIGSSTAAHIPVRDPAVSPIHAKIKKIENKFILFDLMSVAGTYLNGKKVLRPMPLKHNDVIRIGHTIFRFVGED
- a CDS encoding aminotransferase class V-fold PLP-dependent enzyme, which gives rise to MKFFLQDFIITMIYLDYNSTHPPLEFLRSNLESYYSNWANPSGISFFSQKNFAVIEQSRRLLRELLQQYYHVETSRFSFVFASTGTEAVHQMVATFFDPQKPYAIVSPYEHDSFYGACEILGLKTLLLPAYPTGRIEPKDVFQVLEEHKIPREKISFVGCIAVSNETGVIQPIKELAEVCHQLSLPLISDTIQIGGKRPWDFSFLGGFTINGHKIGGGLGASVVATLRTPKTLFKGGLQENEYRAGTENFFAIKNLVDAFSWQMQNQEAYRKNEAFQKQIEDFLIKECNAIIVGKDSLRIPTTTYAIFPELSIENMDFLFLSLDQEGIVVSTGSSCKSRTRQPSTTLLRMGFSEELALQALRFSTGIFTTQEEIDVFIEKFKKIYKLVL
- the lepB gene encoding signal peptidase I, which produces MERYFKDFIKSVFSLGILILLVFAFKHSFLDANNIPSGSMIPTLKIGDYLFVNKMRFSLYFPFTYFELARIDEPQRGDIATFVPPRDPTKNYVKRIIGMPGDRIRIRNVSICDPELPIKRATKTLYQCNQEFERKQWIPVIAFVEYKERDQGEWRHFEIEEINYDEAEKILRDSDSIRVLYPDERGIKVGFLPVLFRENINGRIHYFIETSEVIFPDSMCEEIETEGCLIPENHYFLMGDNRDDSQDSRFWQVGTITRDRILGKPLVIYFSINWRDQLCFAYFEYLGGKGGFPIKDFPPEEQKKYCSFYDVHQYGEGIFGYLYRTIFYRIPRMEVRWYRIGTLLE